The Lolium rigidum isolate FL_2022 chromosome 1, APGP_CSIRO_Lrig_0.1, whole genome shotgun sequence region tagaccaaaggagtttcaagttggtgatctggtatgggaagctgtgttgccgttaggaaccagagacaaggcatatggcaagtggtctcctaattggcacggtccgtacaaagtcgtctaggccttgaagggtaatgcatacatgttggaagaattggacggacagaagttcccagtagccgtcaatggtcaacacctcaagaagtattacccaagcatgtgggatgttgGGCAGTgaagtatggaggccgattttaaatcggccggtaaaaaaaaaaatcgcagccgatgcgcagacatcgacttgagaaaacacacagagataacagtatgaaaatacagccgatgtataggcatcgacttcagaataacaaagccgatacgctgatatcgactctagaggaatgagctcaaattaacaagttaatggaatcggttcagaccagagGTCATAATGTGAGATTGATAAAGAGTTCAAGCTGGTGGTTTGGACGAGGCTTAGGCCTAGTAAGACCTGTTGAACCGTGTGGGTAAGCAACGGCTTGGCCCCAGATTGCGATGCGAGCCGATGTCTTGCTGTCGGCTCTTCGTGCGGCGACTCCATTCGACGATCGGTAAAGTCAACAAAGAGGCGAatttaattgaggaatattttcttcattaatagagggatttcttacaagcaAAGAGCCAATTGCTCAGGGGAGgagagggcaaaagccaactaccactactgatccctaatctagaGGCCATTGCTGctctcgtcgtcgctgcctccggcgcaactgctgataggctcttcatcggagcttccgtagccttctacgggagcctcatcttcctcatcatcgtcatcgctatcgtcgtcccaccaggtgcggaggcgctttgctggtgggtaaccttcaagggagtcatcgtcgtcctcctccgcttcttcctcggaggaggtgaaatcgtcccaggagaagcagtcgtcctcgctctctgcCTCCTCTTtcccttcgacgaggaattgaaggtcgccctctccttcggtcagggatttgtcatcctccgaccagatggaggaatcatgttcctccttgtcccacgtcgtcggggcaaggatgtcgtgcgccgccaacgagccccactccggcgtcggctcgcgagaggaggaagagtcagagaagaccgatgaggtggaggaggaagaagaggaaggcatGGCTAtaggagattgggggtttttgggGTGCCGATGGTCAGAACGGGGCAAAGTGATGGAGTGGCAAACTGCTCAAGGCGTTTAAATAAAAGGGGCTATAGTAGGAATTCGATGCCATAGCGGTTTCCGAGaaggcggtgcccaaagacagcggtcaaatcacgcgggaTAGTTGAGgcgacaaggcatcatgatgaggagtgctgcgacggttctgctcgccacgacatgacccgacgaaagaaaagcgtaatgattttggaaatgtcatttccaaaaccagggggcatgtgttatcaccggaatttgaccgagtcgagggggccgcgatcaagatggatttaaaggatatgcatgggagaaatatgtgaatcggcctttatatgcaaagtgtgggctagttggcccgtgtatacgtaacatattaggatacccgtcggttagttagagttttacccgtgcacggttgggtgcacgcctaaattagaaagtcccttggactataaatatgtatctagggtttatggaataaacaacaaccaacgttcaacacaaacaaatctcggcgcatcgccaactccttcgtcttgagggtttctccggtaagcaccatgctgcctagatcgcatcttgcgatctaggcagctacaagcctgcccacgttgttcatgcgttgctcgtgctgaagcctttttgatggcgagcgacgtagttatcttagatgtgttagggttagcattgttcttcgaattacatgctttcgttatgcaacccttgcgcatctagccgcccttacacctatcttaggtgtaggggcggcaccccgcttgatcatagtttactagatctgatccgttacggttgctccttgttcatcaaggattagtttaacatccgcaatagttaggccttacaaagggttggaggatccagcggcgtgtagggtgacgtctgctagccctagaaaggatgttccggggatcaacctcgtgttggtttttaggccctgtctaggatcggcttacggtcaccgtgcgcgagcgcgaggcccaatcgtgagtaggatgatccgattatgcggtgaaaaccctaaatcgtcgtagatctcattagctttatcttgatcaagcaggaccaccatatattcggacacctcgttcgaatcatgggtggatcggctctttgagccgattcacggagataactcgagagccgatcgaggctcgtatttaatgtttacgtgtatgccatgcaggaaactaagcgaggcatcatccacaccttcctgaccaggtataggtcaggtggcacgcccttgcgatagcatcggacgtgcgaccatgaggctttgcgggccgtcgctctgagggactggggccagccgcagccctagttgttcccggctctactgtgttgtccgtctctgcccgccagggggtttctgacgtcaacacctccttcatggcacgccatgtgcgtatagactgctcaccatcctcatctctgttacgaacaaaagcatcccaccaacgtaaAGCGTAGTCATCaaactcggaagaagcaagcttgatcttccgatcttcagtataatatggatgtaagctccacaacttctcaatcttgagctcccaagtgaggtattcttcaacatcagctcctccttcaaacttggggatagaaaacttgggcttacccaagccatcttcctcatcttgtccacgaccattgcggccaagtggagcccaaccgcgaggacgattaccacgtggcgcatcacgagcattgtgtgcgtcatcttgaagctcgggatcttcgtcatcgtcttgttgttgttgcgcggtcaaattctcaacagctaagcgcaaatcagcaagattacgttgtacatccgtcatttgatcttgcatggtagtgacggtcacatgagtagcatccagcttttgggaaatctcatcaatcttcccattaagcacctcgtcctgagcgcggaattcacgtcgcatctcattacgaagagcctcatactccctccatgatatctgcagcactcttattttcctggttaacaattttatgatcactagcagacatcgttagtagattagtgcactaaatcaacaatatatggtggtactctcacaactcactcaaaactgataagaaaaggaaatcttaccgttccaaagtaaattagtgttgcttaccacttgtagtaacaactagtgcacggatgtagcgaagcgaatatcaagggtataagaacaaatcacacgacaaagcagggtatatgtggggctgtaggtaggctacctatttgcaccaataacaagctctagcgctgaccgtagacaaccaatgatactcacacaaggcgatataatggggcaatacaactatatgtgggaaaggttgcaatgcacaagagagacgctagaaaagctcaacgagacaggcacaagattgctcaactacgggtgcagtaaagtaaacttaggccttcacttgattcaactagcacttcacttttctttttggatttttctttttgtataacacacgcagctatgtagctctttttgcttcttttcaatttttttttttgacacaactccttgataacacggccaacagaaatatgccaagcaccgataacctaacgagcagcctgtcgagcggtaaaactagtctcttctgaggaagttcctagtcactttatattgaaaggctgtgtccatggttgggaacaagcacactgtacgctatgtggactcggagtaacaaaactgacacaaaatgataaactagatgatagagaaaacacaaaccctaataatactagatggaaagaaaaagatacgcaaaaacaactacgaaaagcaactaaaactcgaaattagtgcaatctaaggctatggcaaaccctaaccctaattttttatggctttttctggataggaaaacactcacaactcaactatggggtggattgtggatggcttaccgaggaaaactggaaatctgataccaagatgatatggggtggcccgatcttctcagtaagcaacggtggtgatgatgattacggggtgatggcagcggagaaacacgacgatgaggtggatgataacttgtatgacgcaacgagatctctcgattggtccctgtcgccaatgcaacagctctcaaccctgcaagatattcgcaactccacacacttgcgcacgtagccgccgaccacgaagcggtaagttgcaaccgtctaattcccaatggaacaatagATTGCACAGGCGTTTttcgggatctacacaatatcaagcaatatggtgtagggattcaatagttttgctagagcaaacaactaagaactagggtttatcttaaacgtggtctaaagcagctagggggcatcctgggcacttatataggtgtccgggacgagttacagtcgaaaagatacaagaataaccgacccagaatagatgcggtcgagacaggactcggactggtccggtctggaatccggtcaaccgggctgtggaccgggcgggccggtctgtggtccggtcaaccgggcggcaaccggaaacttcgcaactttccggtttctgcccggtacgatgcttcatatccggttggcggccggttggcgaccggtcaaccgggcctgggaccgggctggccggtcaggggtccggtcggaccgggtgctggaccggcctggacgtcgtcttctcctctcgcgcattcctcccgctcctccctcgcgcgtccatgagatatcttcatgtccagctccatgtccagcttcacgtccatcttgacgtccgtcttcatgtccagctgcttctctcctcgtgcgatgctcgtctcctcttgatacctgatgatacataagtaataggacttagatagtataaagttctcatcaatcaaaatatcgtttagaaacaaattcacctgttgtttaagtagcttcgcacgagctcttgtaattggtccaatccgaacttcatcggacttgagcttcacagcaggttcatcttcagctatcaatgacggaggtagtggtgtagtagggatgtcctcatcaggcagcagtggctcatcgccagcagcgacggccccgatgactgcccagggctgcgagcggcgttcttggcgtcgctcAACTACAAGGACGCCTAGAGAGGCGACGTCGAGAcgacgatcgccatgtccatccgcgactccggcaagtcgctcgtggacctcaccgacgacggcgaggcagggccaagcggcctggtgaagggtgaccccgtcgacgagcccgacgagcgcgtcaagcaggaggtcatcaccgacgacatgtacaacttccaccagaactacgacgcctccggccgctgcAAGTACTTCtatttaggtttagtttaaatttagtcaaatttcgttcgaatctatgtaatatatgctaAGTTTGgatgaatctaatcgaatctcgcttaagtttaaaatttccgaaattttgtttgggggacgcgactgaggagcgacgtcccccaaacgcggcacgaacgaaacacgtcccccaaacactcaaTCTGGCGcggttgggggacgcgactggagatgctctaactctgTAATTAACGTCTACACCCCGCTGACCCACCTCACATACAGTCTCACCACCTGTTTCACTCCCACGTCCACTAACGTCTCCTTCACCACGGCGCAGCTCTTCAAGGAAACGCGTGGAAGAAATATAGAGAggaatctctattttattttctatatttTCCTCCCTTCACATATctactatatataggtggaaggggAGGGGAGGGTATCTTGGCTTGGCAAGGTGGGACAAAAggatgcagaggagggtttttttttttgaaaattcaccACCTCTTTATTCATTCAATGTCAACATAATGCTTACAAGCACGTGAGGGTGGAGATTGAAACCAAACATGTCGCCTAAATGTAAATAAATAAAACTCCTTGCCAGATTGTGTGCGTCAATATTCGCCGTTCTTCCTTCATAAGTAAACTTCACGCTCTGGAAAGCCTCCTTTCTCGTTTTGATCTCCTGGACTATATGACCGTAAACACCTTTCCCCAACCCTGATATACTTTGGACTACAATGATGCAATCACTCGCAATACAGAGGTGCTGGAGTAGAAGATCAGCCGCCACTGCCAACCCTTCCCTGCACGCCATTACCTCGAGTGTCTCTGGGTCTGTGACTCCATTGAACACCACTGTAGATGCACCAAGGAAGCCCCCATCATCTCCGCGAACAACGGCTGCTACTGCTGCAATCGTCGAGTTCTTCGAGGTTGCAGCGTCCACATTGATCTTCGTTACCCCAGCCGGTGGAGGGATCCACCGTGGTCCACTGACAGATTGCACTCGCGTGTCCGCGACCCCGGGCGCCGTCCGCAAGAAAACTTTCTACGAAGCAATGTGTCGAGAGTGGGCTTTGGAAGATCCCCTCATGGATGGCCTTCCGACGAGCATGCCACAATGCCCAGAGGGTGACCACAACCCTCGCTAGCCTCATGTGGCAATGCTTCGATCACTGCTGACAGCCTGGCCTTAGCGTGTGGTTCATGAATATTACCGATCAGCTCTGTGATATCCTCTCGAGCTAAGGGCCATACACTACGCGCCATGTTGCACTCTAATAGAGAGTGGACCCACGAGTCTGGTTGGCCGCATATTGCACAGATACTCTGTTGCGCCATGTTATGATGATGGAGCACGTCCGTCGTCGATAGTGACTGTTTTGCTAGGCGCCATAAGAATACACGGATTTTCGACGGCACTTTAACCTTCCAAATTGCAGACCACTCCTTCTCCTCCCTTTTCTTGCTAGATGATCCTTCGCTTTCGTCTAGCCAGTCTGTTCTCCTTTTCCTTGTATCAACTAGCATCATGTATGCTGACCGGACAGAGAATACTCTAGACCTCTCGTAATGCCAGGCCTAGACTGGAAGTCAGCTTGCCGCCTCGTCATCAACGAAATATTTTTAATTAGCTCTTTATCCATCGGGAGAAAGAAGTGATTTAACTTCTCCTCATCCCAAGCTACGTTGTGTACATCAATTAGATCACTCACCTGCTGTGGAGGATCATCCATTAAACATGTTACCGGCTTGTGAAAACCATCTCTTGGGATccaatttgaattccaaacactAGTCCCTCCTCCGGCCCCAATTCTCTTTATCAAGCCTTGTTTTAGCACGTTTTTTCCATCACAGACTGCCCGCCGTATCCGCGAAGGGGACATACCGACATGTGCATCCAAGAAGTCTCCATCTGGTAATAAACGGCCTTGAGGATTCTTGCGCTCAGCGAGGTAGTCTCCTGCAGTATCCGCCATACCTGACGAGCGAGCAAAGCTAGATTGAATAGCTCAATATCTCGGAAACCTAGGCCTCCCAAGTATTTCGGCTTCGTCATGTCTTCCCACGAAACCCAACACGATCTGcaacatttttcgataaaggatgctttattacttcaaaaagcaattacatccagcctctgcataaccaggatgcacacagccgtttgttgtctcaagtgaccaaagttgtagaaaaacaaaaataggcgaaatacatatcggaacgatgaatcatataacgcctaagagctaggtggtgcaactatccgtagactatgctgccacacgATCTGCAACATGGGGATCTTGGGCTGTGGAAGTTCCTCGGTAGGGGTCACACGACGACCGACTCCATCTCGCCCTGCTTCTCATGGATGAAGGGTGGCCCTCCTCAGTCGCACGGCGGTGACTGTTCTTCCTCCAGGTCTGGTGCCACTGTAGAGGATCTTCACCATCTCCGTCCCAGCTCTTCACAATTACGTTGCTCCAATTGGTCTGTCGTTGGCAGAGACGGTGCTGACACGTACGTTGAGCGGATTTCATCGGTACGGTGGAGAAGGACCCGATTGCTTCTTCTTGGTTTTCTTCTAAGTTCTTGATGTAAAGTTGTTGGTTCTGGTTGTATCTTTCTTTACTTTTTGAACCTTGCTGTAATTGCCTATTGTTGCGTCATTTTTGTAACGGTGGGTAATTTCTATCAAGTTCGATTCGatggaaatttaaaaaatataccaaaatcaaaccaaacgatgaattttttttcttttattattaggtagagACAATGTCAGCTGAGTGAGGCAGCGTCTATATATTTGGACGTTTTTCCCCCGGTAACTCCTAGGCTCCATTTGGATATTTGTATTGATAGGCTTGGCATTGCGTTCGGCCTAATATCAACATCTCAGGATATTTAGATCAATACAAATATTGGTGTTTAGCTATTTAGACATTTGATACATGTAATTGATATCCTAGTTGAATGCAAAATCATGTTTGGATGGTCAAAGTGATGTATTGAATTCTAGTGAGAGTATGATTATGATACACTTTTGAAAACGATTGCTTGTGTAATTTCTAAATATATTTGATTGATTATATAACATAACAATTGTCACATCATCTCATAACTTTCACGCAAGCCGGCAGCTCCGGTCACTGGCAGGTTCGGCCACACTCCCGATTTGGACGCCCCCGTGCAGATTTCGGCTGCCCTTGTCCCAATCCGCCACCCCGGCCTGATTCGGATGTTGCCCAACCCCAACCCTATCATCGCTTAGTGTCAACTTGCTTGGTCGGTGTAGTGATAGCTAGGTCTGGTGCTTGGGGTGGGGACGAAAGGCTCGCGGTCGAGGTGGGGAAGAGATGTTGGTCTCACGTCAATACCGAGCGATGTCGATGCCAGAGGCTGGTCATTCAGGAGAAGGTCGCGATAGTTCAATCGGCCCATGCGAATATTAAGACCGGATACCTAGTCCGAATACCTAGCACATCCAAACGCCCAAATTCGAAGTATTCGGGGAGTGAATGCCCCAATACTCAATACCGAGGCTCGGTACAAACATCCAAACTACCTAGTAACATCGAACCTTTTGACGCCCCAAACCAGACACATGGCAACTCGAATGAGCGTTCAAGTTTTGCAGATTTTATAATACTGACGTGTCGATCACTTGCCCTGCTAGATCAGGTAATCGATGCCAGCTGCATACATTTCCTGACCACATTTCTCACATGTAATTATACATCTCTCTGGCTTTTTTTTTCTCCTTGCAGAAAAGAGAACCCTCCTGCatattttttgaagaaaaaatatcACAGAACCTTTTTTGTTGCGTGTTTAGTTCTTTTAGATGATTTTCTCTGGCTGGTTGTAACAAAGTTATATTATCAGGAGCCGGATCCTGTTGATAAGAATTTCTTTCTCCCATGGATAAATGGATTCTCACTTTCTGAGGTATTATATAAGCCATCATTGAATAATAATTTCATTAATAACCACCAATCTTTATGCCAAGCCAGCTAAAATTCTAGCCAAAATAAATCCGCGGCATCGGCAAACAAAGGCTGAATCCAAATTTTGTCATGACTGGAATGTCTATTTCTACGATCAAAATTCAGCCGAATTTGGGACCTAGGAGAGGAcagaacaaaaaaataaaataaagaaaactttaactTAACCAAATCAACGGACACCTTGTACTTTATTCTTTTCATATTCTGTTTGCATACACAGGCATTCTAAGTTTCAACATGGCGCATCCCGGtgccgccgcctagggtttgggatTTTCAGTATCCATTGGAGGAGGATACTTTGGTGATCTTGGCCAGGCAGTTGTCCACCGGCCGGGGGTGAGGCAGGTACCTCACCTTGCAGTCTGGATTTACCCTTGTCAGCCTGCATTCAGATACAAAATTAAACATCTGGATCAACTGAATTATGTTCCCAGTTTTGTGGAACACGGAAGTTCAGACGTAGCACAAAGTTCCTTTGGAACTGTAGGAAGCAGCAATATTATGGGTGAAAAGCTTACTTGTAGCCAAGGAGGAAATGGTGGAGGAAGACAGAGATCTCCAGCTTAGCAAGATCGTTCCCGGGGCACAGCCTCGCACCGAGGCCAAACGGAAGGAACGTCCCAGCTCTCGGTGGCGGGCCCTGCAAGCAATACATAATTCTTTGAGTTTTGATTCAAGAACTTTAGTTGCATAAATTTCAGAAACATTCATTTTGCTTAGAACAGATTATGTTTTAGGTGAGAAGGCTGCCCAACCTCCCATCTTGAAGGGTCGAACTTCTTGGGGTCAGGGTACACCTGAGGGTCCATGTGCACACTCCTGTACCACAGCTGAGCCTTCCACCCCTTGGGTATCAGATAACCTGGAAATTCGTTCATTGCAATTTTACAAAGGTTCAGGCAACAATAAAACTCAAAAATTTCATAGCATGTGATGATTTTTCTAGAGTGCGCGGCACACACCATTGATGAAGACATCTCGAGTCGCCCGACGGAATGACACGAAGGAGATGTTGACAAACCTCAGTGTTTCGTCGATCACCTGTTTTTCATTCAGATAGAACAATTGATCGAGAATGTCAGTAAAGGATGACAGATAATTGTTTCAGGCAGCAAAATCGTTGTTCAGGCATGAATGAATGCATCGAGAATAGAATACACAGAGCATGTGTTTGTTTACATGTGAGAGGTACTCCATCTTCCTGAAATCCCTGAGGTTGAGCCCCTTCTGTGTAGGCGGTATGTTCCTCATGATCTCCTCCTGCTCTGCCTGAAGAACAAGAGAAAATACCATCAGTGATCAATCACCTCTGTTAACTGAAGGTCTCATTCATGGCGTGCGCTCTTGCAGTGCAGTGCGGACCTTGGCCTTGGCGAGGATGTCGGGGTTCTCCTGCATGAACACGGTGGCCCACATGGTAATGTGGCCGGAGGACTCGTGACCGGCGTTGAGGTACATGAGGAGGATGTCGATGATCTCGTCGTCCTCCAGCCGCCTCCCGCTCTCGTCTTCCACTGCAATCAGCCTGTCCATCATGTCCACCACCTTCCTGCCCCCCTTCCCCTTTGCCCGCCGCTCGTTCAGAACACGCTGCAGCACAGTCACCAGCTTCTTCCGTGCTTTGAGCGCCTTGTGGTAGGCGAACCCGGGTACATTGATGGCCATGGCGCGCATGCCGTAATTGAGCTCCGTGTAGCTCTTCTCCAGATAGGCCATGGTACGCTCGTCGGCGCCGCTCATGAAGATTTGCATGATGATCCGGAACGTCATCCGCCGCATCTCCGTCAGGAACTCGATCTCCTTATTCTCCGAGGACCAGGCCCGGAGCGTGGAGACGACGGTGTGGTCAATGAAGCCCAAGTAGGACGTGAGGGCCTCGAAGCCGTTGATGGGCGCCGCCGTGAGCTTGCGAAGGCGGCGGTGCTCGTCGTACGGCATGTTGACGAACGACTTGGGACCGATGAGCATGACGGTGGCCTTAGGCCAGCCGGTTACGAAGGCCTCATCGTCCATAAGCACCTGCTTGCACGCGTCCGCTGTCACTACCATGACCGTCGGGCAGCTGAACATGAACGCCCTGTACAGCCCTGTCCTACC contains the following coding sequences:
- the LOC124684951 gene encoding ent-kaurenoic acid oxidase 1-like — encoded protein: MWWLWWAMVAALAAVVLDFGARAAHAWYWTASLGGERRRRLPPGDMGWPLVGGMWAFLRAFKSGKPDAFIDSFVRRFGRTGLYRAFMFSCPTVMVVTADACKQVLMDDEAFVTGWPKATVMLIGPKSFVNMPYDEHRRLRKLTAAPINGFEALTSYLGFIDHTVVSTLRAWSSENKEIEFLTEMRRMTFRIIMQIFMSGADERTMAYLEKSYTELNYGMRAMAINVPGFAYHKALKARKKLVTVLQRVLNERRAKGKGGRKVVDMMDRLIAVEDESGRRLEDDEIIDILLMYLNAGHESSGHITMWATVFMQENPDILAKAKAEQEEIMRNIPPTQKGLNLRDFRKMEYLSHVIDETLRFVNISFVSFRRATRDVFINGYLIPKGWKAQLWYRSVHMDPQVYPDPKKFDPSRWEGPPPRAGTFLPFGLGARLCPGNDLAKLEISVFLHHFLLGYKLTRVNPDCKVRYLPHPRPVDNCLAKITKVSSSNGY